A segment of the Leclercia adecarboxylata genome:
CCGAGCAGGCTCGCAAATCACCCTCTTAGCGACTGATGAACCCACTGTTGCAGGGCGCGTCGGGAGATCTTAATCCCGCCATTTTTGAGTTCAGCGGGAAGGACCAGCCAGTGCACCGGCTGCTGAAAGCGCGCCAGCTTATCAGCGACCCAGTGCGGCAGCTGCGCGATATCTGCCTCCGCTTCGCACTCGACGACCGCCACCGGACGCTGACCAAACTCGACATCATCGAGGGGAACCACATACACCTGGCTGACCTGAGGATGAGTGCCGATCACTCGCTCCAGTTCCTCGGGCTGGATCCCTTCTCCGCCGCTGAAAAACAGGTTATCCATGCGACCAAGGATCGTCAGGCGTCCGTCAATAATCTCACCGCGATCGCGGGTGGCGAACCAGCCCTGCGCGTTGGCGACGGTGACAAGCTGACCGTCACGCCAGTAGCCGCTGGCCATGCTGGCAGCCTTTAACCACACTTCACCCTCCACCAGCTTCACTTCCCGGCCCGGCAGCGGATAGCCGACATCCGCCAGGCCATCCGCCTCTTTGGCGCAGACCGTGGAGGCGAACTCCGTCAGGCCATACCCGCACCAGCTGCGAATGCCCCGGCTGGCAGCCCGCTGGGTTAACTCTCCGGGGATCGCCGCGCCGCCCAGCAGCACCGCTTTTAACGCCACCTCGTCTCCGCCGTTAAGCAGCCGCCAGAGCTGGGTCGGCACCAGCGAGGCGTGGGTGCACCCCTGGAGCATCTGTTCCAGGGGCTGTTTTTCGCAGACGGTCAGGCGGGCACCTGCCAGCAACCAGCGCCACAGGATCCCTTGCCCGGAGACATGGAACAGCGGCAGCGAGAGCAGCCAGTCGTCTTCTCCGGCATAGGGCAGAAGGGCCAGCACGCCTTCGGCGCTTGCAAGGTGGGCGGCACAGGTGTGCACGGCCGCTTTCGGCAGCCCCGTCGAGCCCGAGGTTAAGGTCATGGTCGCCAGCCGGTCCGGCTGCCACTCCGCGCCCGCACTCCCCTGCAACTGATCCAGCGACAGGGCTGAGAGGCCCGAATAACCGCCATCGCCGTTGAGTACCAGCGCAAAGCGCAGCGTCAGAGGCGGGAGCATGATCTTCAGTACGGAACGCGGCAGTTGCGGGTTCACCGGCAGGATCCGCGCCCCGCACTGGAGCAGCGCCAGCCACGCCAGCAGCGTGTCGGGATGATTATGCGCCTGCAGCATCACCCCGTCCCCTTCCCTTACCCCCTGCTGCACAAAGCCGCTCGCCAGGGCATCGGTACGCTGGCAGAGTTCGCGCCAGGTCAGGCATGCACCGTTAAGCCGCAGAGCCGGTTGTTCAGCTTTGCGCGCGCACCAGTGCCGCCACGGCCAGTCGGAAAAGATCATAGCAGCGGCTCCAGCGCCTCGCGTTCCAGACACTGCAAGGTGTTGCCCGGCCAGGGCCGCAGCAGTTGCGCCTGCATCAGGTTCAGGGTATCCAGGCCGGGAACGGTATCCGGCGTGAACTGAGCGGCAATGCGCGCCAGCTGGGTCAGACCGAGGCTCGACTCAATCGACGAGCTGATCACCGCCGTCAGCCCGAGGGCGTGGGCCGCCGTCACCTGCTCACGCACCTTCGCGATGCTGCCGGTGAGCGTGGGTTTGATCACCACCGCCCGAACGCCCGGCTCGGCAATCCATTCGAAATCGTCCTCGCGCAGGCTTTCATCCCAGGCGATGGCAATCCCTGTCTCCCGGGCAAACGCCAGCGAGTCCGCGCGCGTTTTACAGGGTTCTTCCAGAAAGGCAATACGATCCCGGTAGGCCGGGTTAACGTACTTCGCAAACTGCTGCGCTTTCAGCGAAGTCCAGGCTCGGTTAGCGTCGAGGCGCAGACGCAAATCCGGGATGGCCTCCAGCAGCAGATTCGCCACCATGCCGTCGCGCACCGCTTCATAGAGAC
Coding sequences within it:
- the menC gene encoding o-succinylbenzoate synthase, which encodes MRGVQIYRWQVPMDAGVVLRERRLKTRDGLFVHLQQGDRHGWGEVSPLPGFSRESLEEAEASLRAWSIAWGEGAEPLLPGLPAVDFGISCALAELDGSLPEEADYRAAPLCTGDPDELFAVLAAMPGEKVAKIKVGLYEAVRDGMVANLLLEAIPDLRLRLDANRAWTSLKAQQFAKYVNPAYRDRIAFLEEPCKTRADSLAFARETGIAIAWDESLREDDFEWIAEPGVRAVVIKPTLTGSIAKVREQVTAAHALGLTAVISSSIESSLGLTQLARIAAQFTPDTVPGLDTLNLMQAQLLRPWPGNTLQCLEREALEPLL
- the menE gene encoding o-succinylbenzoate--CoA ligase produces the protein MIFSDWPWRHWCARKAEQPALRLNGACLTWRELCQRTDALASGFVQQGVREGDGVMLQAHNHPDTLLAWLALLQCGARILPVNPQLPRSVLKIMLPPLTLRFALVLNGDGGYSGLSALSLDQLQGSAGAEWQPDRLATMTLTSGSTGLPKAAVHTCAAHLASAEGVLALLPYAGEDDWLLSLPLFHVSGQGILWRWLLAGARLTVCEKQPLEQMLQGCTHASLVPTQLWRLLNGGDEVALKAVLLGGAAIPGELTQRAASRGIRSWCGYGLTEFASTVCAKEADGLADVGYPLPGREVKLVEGEVWLKAASMASGYWRDGQLVTVANAQGWFATRDRGEIIDGRLTILGRMDNLFFSGGEGIQPEELERVIGTHPQVSQVYVVPLDDVEFGQRPVAVVECEAEADIAQLPHWVADKLARFQQPVHWLVLPAELKNGGIKISRRALQQWVHQSLRG